The Roseofilum capinflatum BLCC-M114 genomic sequence ATCCCCATCTGCTTGGCCAACTGTTGCGCCATCTGCGGTCGCAATTGCAACAAACGCAACACCCCTGACAAACTATTCAAAGAGGGTATCACAGAGGGGAACTCTGGACTCGGTTCAGGAAGTTTCTGGACTGGTTTAGGACTCTCTTTCGGCTTCGTTGGTTGCTCAGGAGGTCGAGAGATAGGAGGTTTCTCACTCACCGGAGGCGGCATATTCACCGGTTCTTTCTCCACCTCTAGAGGCGGCTCCTTCACCTCCGGTTCTTCCTCCCTCTTCAGTTCTTCTCCCCTATCCGGTTCCCTAGGGCGTTGTAACAGGGCTGATCCAATCTCACCGGCAAGTTGCCCCAAAGGTTCTGGATAAACAGCTCTCAACTGCACCATCCGTTCAGCCAACTCCAGATTCGGGGCACGAGAGCCTAAAACTCTTTCACCAAAGCGCTCTAGCCATCCCAACCACTCCCTTTCAGTCGTCCGCTCTTGCCATTGCCGGAAAAAATCCCGAATTTCTGCCTGTCCCCATCCTTGGTTACTGACTCCTTCTAGAAGCTCATGAAACAGGAATTCATAGTGGGTATAGCTCAGGGGAGGGCCTACCGGTGCATCCGAACCCGCCGATGGTGGAAAACCCCGCAACTTTTGCCACAGGGTTTTCCACCATCGTGCTAAACGGGCAAAGAGACTCCGCCATAATTTCCGCCAATCTAGCATCAGTAATACAGCCGTTTTCTCTGTTATAGGTACGTCACCCTACGTCCCCTGCCTGTCGGCAGACAGGGCAGACAGGGTTTACTCCTAACGCTTCGCCAGCTTTTTGCTTACTTTCCGCAAGCGCACTGTTTCCGGCGTAACTTCTACCAATTCATCCGAGCCAATATATTCCAAAGCCCGCTCCAAACTCATTTGTACGGGAGCTTGCAATTGTACCAGTTCATCGCCGGTCGAAGAGCGCATGTTGGTGAGCTGTTTAGTTTTACAAACATTTAAGTCCAAATCTTGGGGGCGGTTATGTTCGCCCACAATCATGCCTTTATAGACTTTCGTTCCGGGAGTAATGAAGAATACGCCCCGGTCTTCCGCGTTTTTGAGGGCATAAAAGGTGGCGGTTCCTTCTTCAAAGGCGACTAAGACCCCATTGCGGCGGGTTTCCACGTCTCCTCCTAGGCCACGATATTCAAAGAAGCTATGATTCATAATCCCTTCGCCACGGGTGAGGCGCATAAATTCACCTCGGAAGCCAATAAGACCCCGTGCAGGAATCACAAATTCCAGTTGAGCGCGGCCGTTGCCTCCCATTTGCATATCTTGCATTTCGCCGCGACGCTGGCCGAGTCGTTCCATACACCCGCCTACGGATTCTTCGGGAACGTCCAGAATGAGACATTCGTAAGGTTCGCAGGGTTGGCCGTTGACTTCGCGATAGATCACTTGGGGTTGGGAGACTTGGAACTCGTATCCTTCGCGACGCATGGTTTCAATCAGGATACCCAGATGCAGTTCACCGCGTCCAGAGACGAGGAAGGAATCGGGGGAATCGGTTTCATGGATACGCAGAGCGACGTTGGTTTCTAGTTCTCGGAAGAGGCGATCGCGCAATTGGCGAGAGGTGACAAATTGTCCTTCTTGTCCTGCAAAGGGGGAGTCATTGACCGAGAAGGTCATTTGCAAGGTTGGCTCATCTACCTTGATTAAGGGCAGCGCTTGGGGTTCATTGGGACAAGTAATGGTTTCTCCAATATTGGCATCACTAAACCCAGCGACAGCAACAATATATCCGGCTGAGGCTTCTTCCATGTCTACCCGGCTGAGACCCTCAAATCCCATCAGTTTAGAGATTTTAGACTTGACCATTTCCCCGTTATCTTTGACTAGAGCGGCTTGTTGGTTGGCTTTAATCGTTCCATTGTGGATTCTACCAATCACAATCCGACCGAGGTATTCTGAGTAATCTAGGGTC encodes the following:
- a CDS encoding tetratricopeptide repeat protein; this translates as MLDWRKLWRSLFARLARWWKTLWQKLRGFPPSAGSDAPVGPPLSYTHYEFLFHELLEGVSNQGWGQAEIRDFFRQWQERTTEREWLGWLERFGERVLGSRAPNLELAERMVQLRAVYPEPLGQLAGEIGSALLQRPREPDRGEELKREEEPEVKEPPLEVEKEPVNMPPPVSEKPPISRPPEQPTKPKESPKPVQKLPEPSPEFPSVIPSLNSLSGVLRLLQLRPQMAQQLAKQMGIEESNPENVLQELQVRALMKSSVKQEKQGNLGGAIAYLDRAIDINSQSAIAWGMKGDLLFKSQRFEQAIAAYNRATTLNPDDEQTWYNRGMAAFELQQFELALSSFERSLDLQPNFYPAWKNKAISLLNLGRYQEALEVCHRTLEKEPNDPVLQTCRDKAQENLEKENRP
- the typA gene encoding translational GTPase TypA, with product MSLPIRNVAIIAHVDHGKTTLVDALLKQSGIFREGEEVPDCVMDSNTLERERGITILSKNTAVHYKDTLINIVDTPGHADFGGEVERVLGMVDGCILIVDANEGPMPQTRFVLKKALEKGLRPIVVVNKIDRPQADPYGAIDKVLDLFLELGADDDQCEFPYLFASGIQGYAKEDLESESQDMQALFESILHHVPPPVGDPDKPLQLQVTTLDYSEYLGRIVIGRIHNGTIKANQQAALVKDNGEMVKSKISKLMGFEGLSRVDMEEASAGYIVAVAGFSDANIGETITCPNEPQALPLIKVDEPTLQMTFSVNDSPFAGQEGQFVTSRQLRDRLFRELETNVALRIHETDSPDSFLVSGRGELHLGILIETMRREGYEFQVSQPQVIYREVNGQPCEPYECLILDVPEESVGGCMERLGQRRGEMQDMQMGGNGRAQLEFVIPARGLIGFRGEFMRLTRGEGIMNHSFFEYRGLGGDVETRRNGVLVAFEEGTATFYALKNAEDRGVFFITPGTKVYKGMIVGEHNRPQDLDLNVCKTKQLTNMRSSTGDELVQLQAPVQMSLERALEYIGSDELVEVTPETVRLRKVSKKLAKR